ATAAGCTACTGCTATCAAAGCAATTAACTAACCCTAGCCAGGAAAAAgaacataaatagatctacccaaaagtgcaCATCACTAGCACCTGCaatttttacagtggattacacgTACCAAGAGTaagccactgcaaatttttcataatttttagagctatagaacaagtggtacaaaataaactaggttaaacacaaattgaatttttcatcagagaAAAAATGACAATTCACGTGAaccagtatttttcctctgaagatcattattttagaaacctaacaaaattggtttggcatttttcgcatttttctgtgattttatacaCAATTATGAACTTTCAGCCGAATTTAGAATAAAAACATAAATTGGAAAACATAAAAGAgggggggggctgacagccgggccccacttgccagggacccaggctcgcccccccccctcccctgctttgcgcgcacggcggcgcgcggccaggcgcagcccgcggcggcgctccccgccggcggggccggccagcggcgctgcggcggccgggccgAGGCGCCAGGCGGCgaggcaggcgcaggcgcgcggCATAGGGCGGCGCAggacggggcgcggcggcgcagggcggggcgcggcggcgcagggcggggcgcacggcggcggccggtgttccggcggcggcggcttgcggtgGCCGCGGGTTGGGGCGGCGCCAGCTCCAGTGAGGCCcggcggccctagggcgcgcggtAGGGGGGCGCGGGCGGGAGCAGGGAGCCCCGGCGGCGCGCACGAGCGGCGCCCAGCGCGttcgtggcggcgcggcggcgattccgcggcggcggcgccaaaaTCGATTGGGGAAGGGGTCGGGGAGTAGGAGTAGgccgcgattgagctcaccgtgggtcgattttgggcggaggagacctcggagagggagctcgacggagaggggcggagctcggcgggaacgacgatggcgagcggcggtctgAGCTCGGTGCtaggccgattcggccggggtagggcacggccgcgctcgtggagggatggacgagcttcggggcgaggtgTAGTGGTTCGGAGCGCGACGAATCGAGTTGCGGCGGCGAGGACTTGCCGgtgcgacgagcggcggcgaccCTGCTCGGTTCTGCCCGCTTGAGCTCGACCTAGCTCCGAGTAAGAAGAATGGGGAACGGAACGGGAAGGTTCGGGCGTCCACGAGGATAAGGGCGCCGACGCCGAGgtcgggcgcgattgccgacgcgtggaggcggcgccgacgagcacagtcgccggtatggccggCGAGCTGCACAGTGAAgacactgtttcttcgtttaaatgattttgcccgagtttgactagttgaaactcaaattttcatatgggaacatgaaatttggccaaaataaaagttgtagagaaaaaggagatctacaactttcgttttgggcgaaagttgatttggagctcggatcaaggacaaaaacgagatcgaacactgcTAACTAGATGTTTgctaagcgaacgcgattagcgttaacgacgaattcgagtgcacgattagcgagttaactcttgattagcgagacgattaacacaggggtgttacacgtTCCGACACACGCCGATGGCGCCGTTTGCCATTCGTCCGGGCAGCGGCAGCATCATTTCTTATTGGCACGCACTTATACAGCAGGATTTCCTAAACTGCAATTAAGAAATGAACAGCAGGCTGTACTAGTAATTAACTGGAGTGGATAGATCAGCTGAGTGAGTTTCGATCCGGGGCCGTCCACGCCAAATCTGGAGTACAGATCTACAAAAGaaatttcctttcttttttttcctgacTAGTATGCAAGTTTGCAGGACAGAGAGAGCAACAAGGTGAAACAGATAATTTAGAGAGATACGGCAAGTGCGCCAGTTAAAttcaggcaaaaaaaaaaaaccctactCCATGCGTATGCCTGGTCTAAATCTGAACTGATCTCTAGCTACTATATACTTTTGCACATATAATTGTATATGCAACAAAGCTAGGTCAGTGGTTCATGCAGGCTATACGAGGTTATTGGCAATTTCTATGCAGCTGGACCATCCGCACAAGCCGAAACCTGCAACAGGTTGCAAAATATGATTGAAGCAGGCAGCTCTCTGCATCCTTGCCTAACTCCAAAACATATATAGGATTGGTTTATGTCTCATTTTAAACTGTGGCCAGGTGAGTGTTATCGAAAGGAATTAGCCGGGGAGCAGCCTAATAATAATAAGCTCCGATCCTTGTTGACTGATCGGATCGATAACAACTCTATAATAATCCAGATTAGTCGCTActaatatatataatataatcgATGCGGCAAGCAGGAAAAAGAGGGAAAGATTCCGGCAAAAAGTAGGCGCCAAATAGTGAAGCTGAGCCTAACACATTCAGAAGTTGAGCTACAGGGAATGCATCGTCCATACTTGCGTGAGAGAAGATATCGCTGTGAACTTGACTCTGAAAGAGAAGACATGAAGAGGGGTTGGTTAGGTctcagctcacttgtttggcTCAGAGGAACCCGTCGTGTCGACGCTGCACTTGCGAACCCCTTCTTTGTTGCTTTGGTAAACCAGTCTGTTTCTCTGCTCCTTTTGActtatcatttttttttttgaaattctcCTTTTGACTTATCATGTTCGCCACGCGCGACGGCCATATGCGGAAAAGGTCCACTAGCCGGCCGGAGAGGCTGGTCGATCACTACGGTCTGGTCTATCTGGATGGAGATCCAGTTGAAAGCAATGATCATATATaattaagtttttttttgacaGACATATATAATTAAGTTTCGACGTGGGAGGATCGGATTGGTTCCATGGCAAATGGGACCCACTACGCGACAGTGTCGAGATATACCACCGTACCATAGCATCATCATGAACACTACTACGATCGTGCATGGCCCAATTGTATGCTGGTGCGTGGTTTCTTTCGAACCAAATCATTTTGTTGTCGtgctaattaattaattagattcaCAATAGCTTACTCATAATATAATAATCTTGTTGAAAACGAAGAATAATTGTGTGCCATCATACCTATGTAGATTTAACATAGATATGACCTAGGTACAGCAGCCTATCAGTGTACAGTGTAATGATCAGAACCATGCAATGCAAGCGTATCCTTCTCAAAGCTCAGATGAGACATGAAAGTTGTGAAGTACTTGAAAGATCCGTGGAGTACGCCTTAAGCAAGGGCTCGTAGCTTTGGAGCTTTCGTTACCGTGGCGCTCGGGACCACAACACAAAGGCTGGATAGGCTGGGTGGCCAGTAAAGCCATGTAAGGAATGCAGGCAGCATGAAAATGCAGCAATGCAAAGGACATGGATATGGATTGGGACGCAGCAGGCCGGGCTGGAAGAAAAAGCCTACAAGGCTACAACGAACACCTTCTCATTCTGGGGCCTCGCCGACGCTGGCTAGGACCAGAGAGCAATTCGGGCCCAAGAGCAAGTGCCCAGGCAGATAAAAAAAAGTTCTATCTGCATGAGCTGCAATGGCCACATTCAGAAAAATGACATCAACTGCATTCTCCCCCAAATCATCTGCAGAAGTGCTAAAAGATCAGCTGGATTAAACCAATACACCAGGATGTGCCAGAACCTAACCTTCGTATGCTGTTCTTACAATTTGAACAATGCACCTTCCTAGTTTCCATCATCTAAACGAAATTGAAACTGAATTCTCAGTGGAACAACTGAGAAATGGAATAACTTGAGCACTCACCGGCTGCATGGTTGggtcaagcggcggcggcggcaacgcggGGGCTATTCTGGAGCCGCGGATGGACGTGTTTGAATCCAAAAAAGGGACTCTGCGGGCGCatggcggcggtcggcggcagCGCCACCCCGCGCGCGGGGTGTACCATGTCGCCGGGCCCCAACAATTTACAAAAGATTCCCTAATCAGGACACAAATATTTATGTATACATACAAACCtctaaattttgcaaatagatctctAATTCAGATCGTGATTAATAGTCGCGATCTGAATATTTTCAAATATATCCCGATATTTATTAAATAACCCCTGATATTCATTTAGATTTTACAAATAGGCCGCCAGTTCGCATCACCTCCTGTCGATCCACCATGATGCTTTGGAGAATTGGAGTAGCGTGCGTTCTGGTCCTTCTCGCAGTCTCGCTCTGCCGATTTGGTCGATTGGGCTGAGACCAGACCAGACTACCAGAGTACCCGCcgcctacttttttttttttttgagaaaatccGCCGCCTACTCGGAAGATGAAAGAATGAAAGAAATGCGTGGCTTAAACCGGGCCGTCCTTATTGTGTACTACCATATGATGGGCTACAGCCCACGCTTTTACTCGATAGATTTCGGCCCACATATAAGATTCCGCTCGAGAACCAGTCCACCAAAAAAAAGTCAGCACGCGAAAGAGCTCGAGATATTTTACGATCCGCTGGGCCTGGGCCCAGACGCCGACGCTTTTGACCCCACGCCCCCGTCCCCGCGCCGCCCAACTTGGATCTCCTCGTTCTCACTACGGATAAGCTCCCGCTTCCGATCCCACACCCCGAGGCCGATCAGCACTCGCCACCTCGCGTTCCCCGATTCGACGCATACACCCAttcctctgctccgccgtcCACGCGAACGCCGAAAAAGCCCCATCCCTGAGTCCTGCCCGCAACCGCAAGCGGAACCAATGGCGCTCCTCGCGCCGAGCCCGCGCGCGCTCTGCGTGCGggaggccgcgacggcggcggcgccgcccccgcaCTCGCCAGCCGCTTGCTCgaccgtcggcggcggggcggccgggcgggcCCTGTGGGTGTGGAACGGCGGCGGGATGGggatggggaggaggagggagcgcgGGGAGAGGGTCAGGGCGGAGGCATACTTCTGGGACGTTTCCAAGCCGGTGGAGATGGAGGAGATCGACAGCATGGAGAAGCTCGACGAGGCGCTCAGGTGGTCCGTCGAGAACAACCAGGCCGTCGTCATTGACTGGTACGACTTCTGCCACCATGCTGCGGGCTCCTGCCCCACCTAAAAATGCATCGGCTTCTTAAATTACTCAACCCCGTGGACTTGTCTAGCATGTGGCCAATAATCTAGATACAGATTGTCATTATGTAAAACAATTGAGATGCTTTCTCACCTTAATCGACGTCCTAGTCTTGAACCGCTCTGGATATATATCACAATACTTCATCAGAAGTCAAGATGTAGTTTATTTTTTCAAGGTCTGAGATATTGTTTATTGTTGCCAGGATGGCTAGTTGGTGTCGGAAATGTATTTACCTGAAGCCTAGAATTGAGAAGATAGCAGGAGAATATCCAGGGTTAGTGTAAATTCATCACTGTGGAATGTTAGATTGGCACATGTTCCAGTTCTGTACATTGATCTGTAACTGATGCCAACCTCTGAATATACTCCTTACATATTGTGAAATGTGTTAGTGATTTGTTGGATTAAATCTTGCATCAAATTTCTGTTGCAGAGTCAGGTTTTACTTTGTTGATGTCAATAAAGTTCCACAAGCGGTGGTAAAACGAGGGAATATAACTGTAAGTCAGCAAATTCTAGCGTTTCTTCACAAGATTGTAATTGATTTAGAGTGACTCTGAAGATTTCTGTTCCCTTTGCTTTAGAAGAATTGACTCTGAAAACATCTGATTCTTTTATCTTTCTCTGTGCTGTGCATGCTGCTTTCCCATTGGCCTGTACGTGTACCTTCAGAAAATGCCCACTATTCAGGTACCACCATATTATTCCATCATTGAACTCCCATTCCTATACGATTGGAATCATAAAACGTTGAATTGTTGATCCTAAACTACGCATTGATATCCAGTTATGGAAGGATGGAGAATGGAAAGCAGAGGTAATAGGAGGCCATAAAGCCTGGCTTGTGATGGATGAGGTTAGAGAAATGATCCAGAAGAACAAGTAACTAAACACCCAAGGCTCAAGCAGTGCAATTGATATTGTACTGCAAAATGTATATATAGAGATGGCAGCTGATCTCTTCAGACGCTGAGTCAGCGATCAAATCAATAAATCTATATTTCAGCTCCTTATCACAGCAGAGCTGGTTAACCCTGTTTTTATCTCCAATTGGATTTCTCAAAGGTACAAATGTTCCGCCTATAACACAGAAGCCAACAACTATATTCACAGGAAGATGGGACACAGGGACAGCATTTTATCTACTTTCTTTTTCCTTACCCAATTCCCCTGCTCAATTCTCATTTTATACCGTTGGAATTAGATAAAATTTGTTCCAATAGTACATATTGATAGCCAGTTATTGAAGTACGGAGAAGGGGCCATATGCTTAAGAGGATTAGGTTAAAGAAATGACTCAGAAGAACAAGTCAGGTGATCAAATACCCTAGGCGTGCCATTGACACTGGTACTATAGACGAGAAATGTCAGATCATCTCTTAAGacattttcctttcttcttatATGAATGAGCAGGGCTCCTGccgtatttaaaaaaaacattaagTTGTACTAATCAATATTTCAGCTCCTTATCATTGCAGAGCTGGTCAAGTCTTGTTCTATGTTCCAATAATCCAGCCTTCCAATTTAATTGTTCTTCTGGGTCATTTCCAACAAGAACCAACAAACAGAGTATTCGCAAGAAAGAGCAATCATGTTGTAAAGAATCAAATAATAATCTAGTCTTCCGATTCTTTTCAATCGATATATCTGCAATATTCCATCTATCCCACTTACTGTACATCAGAACTCAACTATTATCTCTTAAAAAAAAGAACTCAAATAGacaagagtaaaatgcaccggcAGCCCTTGAATTTGGCAGGGGGTGTCATTCCGGTCCCCAAACTTCCAAAATGCATATCTAAGTCCCTAAACTTGCTAATTGGTTCACGTGAGGTCCAAatcattgttccacttgttaAACTGTCAGCGTGTGACGTTGACGAGGACCTGACATGtgaggcccacatgtcaggtccacctccctcctccttcTCATGCCGTCGCCCTCTCTTCTCCACTGCTCCTTCTCTTCTTGTGTCGACACCCCAAatcgagggaggagaggggcggcggcccgcgcgcgccgccgccactccgcctcgccgctcgcagctCCGCCCGCCCGCTGCCAGCGCACGGAGGGAGCAGCCGAGCAGGGGCCGCGCCCGGCGCGAGCGGAGCAAGCAGGGCCAAGGAGCAGGGGCCAcctgctcgccgccaccgccgtctgcCCACCCCGTCGCGCGTGACCGAAGGAGGGGCGTTGCTAGAGGAGGCGCCCGGCCGGAACAGGGGTTGCCGGTGGAGCGGAGCAGGATGCGGCGGAGGGGCGTGGGGTGCCGAGGGGGAGAGCAGAGCGGCACGGCCGCGGAGGGCGCACCGGCGAGAAACGAGGAGGAGCGCCCACCGTGGCCAGCGAGGAAAGAGGAGGAGGGGTGCCGCCGCACccggcgaggaaggaggaggaggaggggatgcCCTCCTGCTTCCTCCACCTAGGCGGCGCCCCTCTCCTGCTCCCTCAGTCGGAGGCCAGCGCAGGGCGCACGCCGGCTCACCGAGGCAGGGGCAGCCACCCACGCCGGCGAGCAGCAGAGGGCGGAGCAGAGCGCGAGCAGGGTGGCCACCCACGCCGGATCCAGGAATGCGcggccctccccttctccctcgGTGCGGTGGGCGAGTGCGGCACCGAGTCCCGGTGGCCATGGGCGGCGTGGCCCTCTCCTGCTCCCTCGGTCAGTGGCCcgcgcggtggccatggcgtgtGCGCGgtggcgggagcggcggcgcggccgtgggCGTGTGTCGTgcgcggggcggagcaggggcggagtagcgcggcgtcgcggcggagcagggccccgcggccgcgcggcgggcCTCGCGGCGGAGAGGGGCCGGGAGGAaagcagagggaggagggaggtggacctgacatgtgggccccacatgtcaggtcCACGTCAACATCACACGCTGACGGTTTAACAAGTGGAACAGTATTTTGGACCTCACCTGAACCAATTAGCAGTTTAGGGACTCAGATGTGTATTTTGGAAGTTTGGGGACCGGAATAACACCCCCTGCCAAGTTCAGAGGCCgccggtgcattttactc
This window of the Panicum virgatum strain AP13 chromosome 1K, P.virgatum_v5, whole genome shotgun sequence genome carries:
- the LOC120643549 gene encoding thioredoxin-like 3-1, chloroplastic, whose translation is MALLAPSPRALCVREAATAAAPPPHSPAACSTVGGGAAGRALWVWNGGGMGMGRRRERGERVRAEAYFWDVSKPVEMEEIDSMEKLDEALRWSVENNQAVVIDWMASWCRKCIYLKPRIEKIAGEYPGVRFYFVDVNKVPQAVVKRGNITKMPTIQLWKDGEWKAEVIGGHKAWLVMDEVREMIQKNK